One Sulfuricurvum sp. DNA window includes the following coding sequences:
- the rfbD gene encoding dTDP-4-dehydrorhamnose reductase: MLNILVTGANGQLGSEIQLISSYYPQYTFTFADRTILDLSNLCTMEDFFETKSFDAIINCAAYTAVDRAESDTELANTINHRFVSMLAKIAKKNHISLVHISTDYVFNGQNYRPYIETDPTEPQGVYGKTKCDGENAILSVASANTVIIRTSWVYSSFGNNFVKTMLRLGRERDSLGVIFDQVGTPTYARDLAQAILEILPNIQNESPEIYHYSNEGCASWYDFAKAIFELSEVECLINPITTDQYPTPATRPHYSLLNKTKIKNDFNLTIPYWRDSLKECLITLGETK, translated from the coding sequence ATGCTTAATATACTTGTAACCGGAGCAAACGGTCAACTGGGTTCTGAGATTCAGTTGATTAGTTCGTATTATCCGCAATACACTTTTACTTTTGCCGATAGAACAATACTGGATTTGAGTAATCTCTGCACAATGGAAGATTTTTTTGAAACTAAATCTTTTGATGCCATCATTAACTGTGCTGCTTATACTGCAGTAGATCGTGCAGAAAGTGACACTGAACTAGCAAATACCATTAATCACCGATTTGTCTCAATGCTCGCAAAAATCGCTAAAAAAAACCATATCTCTTTAGTTCATATATCAACCGATTATGTGTTTAACGGACAAAATTACCGCCCTTATATCGAAACTGATCCCACTGAGCCCCAAGGAGTTTACGGAAAAACAAAATGCGATGGTGAAAATGCAATCCTTAGTGTCGCTTCTGCAAACACCGTTATCATCCGTACCTCATGGGTCTATTCCTCTTTTGGAAATAACTTCGTCAAAACAATGCTCCGTTTAGGTCGTGAGCGCGATAGCCTCGGAGTCATTTTTGACCAAGTGGGGACACCAACCTATGCGCGAGATTTAGCACAAGCGATTTTAGAGATTCTTCCAAATATACAAAATGAATCTCCTGAAATTTACCATTACAGTAATGAGGGATGTGCAAGCTGGTACGACTTTGCTAAAGCAATATTTGAGCTCTCAGAAGTGGAATGTCTCATCAATCCGATCACCACCGATCAGTACCCGACTCCCGCGACTAGACCTCACTACTCTCTACTCAACAAAACAAAAATCAAAAACGATTTTAACCTCACCATACCGTATTGGAGAGATTCACTCAAAGAGTGCTTAATTACCTTAGGAGAAACCAAATGA